The Oceanispirochaeta sp. genome contains the following window.
GATGGAGCTGGAGGGAGAACTTCACAACCTTTCATGGGAAGAGAGCCTGAGCCAAACCAGTTGAACCCGGACTGCCTGATTAAAACAACCCGATAATACGCCCGGTATCGGTATCAATATCGATACCCATAAAGGCCGGTTTGCATCCCAATCCGGGCATGGTCATGATATTCCCCGCCAGGGGATACAAAAAGCCTGCTCCCGCACTGAGGCGTATGTCCTCCACAGGAAAACTGTATCCTTTGGGCGGTACATTCTTCCAAAGGGGGTTATGAGACAGGGAGTACTGGGTTTTCGCCATGCAGATAGGCAGCTCATCGTATCCCATATCGCTGTAGGTCTTTATTTTTTTCTCTGCAACAGACGAATATTCCACCTTAGCGGCCCCATAAACCTCTGTAGCCAGGATTTCAATCTTCTCCTTGACGCTTGTCTTCAGATCATAGAGATAACGGAATTCTGAGGGAGTGTTGCTTGCTTTGATGACAGCTGCCGCCAGATCGGCCGCCCCTTCTCCTCCCAGCTCCCAATGGCGTGAAATAACAGCATCCGCCGCACCCGCCGCCAGGGCTTCTTCCCTGATGATCTGCCACTCTTCGGGATCATCCGTCGGAAAGACATTGATGGCCACAACCACGGGTACCCCGAATTTCGCGACTGTCTGAATATGGGCGATCATATTGGCACAGCCCTTTTTAAGAAGCTCCGTATTTTTTTCTTTATAGATAGGATCAAGCTCCTTCCCCGGAGTGACCGCCGGTCCGCCTCCATGCATCTTTAGAGCCCTCACAGTGGCGACCAGCACCACCGCATCGGGGGTCATCCCGCTGGTACGGCATTTGATATGAAAGAATTTCTCCATCCCCACATCGGCCCCGAAACCGGATTCAGTCACCAGATAATCGGCCATCCGGATTCCCATTCTGTCGGCAATGACAGATGAATTCCCGTGGGCAATATTGGCAAAGGGGCCCGTATGAACCAGAGCAGCCTGCTCTTCCATGGTCTGCATCAGATTGGGCATCAGGGCATCTTTTAAAAGGACTGTCATGGCACCGGCCACTCCGAAATCTTCGGCAGTCAGGGGTTGTCCTTTTTTATCCAGAGACATAACCATCCGGCCGATCCTTTCCCGCATGTCTTTTAAATCCCGGGACAAGGCAAGGATCGCCATCAGCTCACTGGCAACGGTGATATCAAAACCACTCTGTCTGAGGGGACCATCTCCCAACTCACCCATGCCGACCATGATATTCCTGAGGGCTCTGTCATTCATATCCAGAACACGCCTCCAGAGGATGGCATAGGGATTTGGATTCAGCCGGGTCAGCCCCTGTTTGGCAAGGAAGGCGTCGCTCCAGCGGCTCTCATGATAGATCCGGGCATCCAGACCCGCCGCACCCAGGTTGTGGGCGGCAGTGACCGCATGGAGGTCTCCAGTGAGGTGAAGATTGAACTCTTCCATGGGGACAATCTGGCTGTACCCTCCTCCGGCAGCTCCGCCCTTGATTCCAAAGGTCGGACCCATGGAGGGTTGACGGATGGCACAGATCGCTTTATGACCCAGATAGGCCAGTCCTTCGGTCAAACCGATGGTCGTTGTCGTTTTGCCTTCGCCCAGGGGAGTCGGTGTGATAGCAGTAACATCGATATATTTTCCAGAGGGCTTTTTTTCCAGATCCTTCAGGGCATCCAGACGGATTTTCCCCTTCTCCGTCCCGTATGAAATCAACTGGTTCTCTGGAAGACCATACTTTGCGGCAATCTGAAGGATGGGTTGGATAGAGGCAGATTGAGCGATGTCTAAATCTGAGGGGGGGGGTGATATGCGGGTAACGGCCATTTTATGCTCCTGGACAAAAATTTCTTATGCAATATCAGCCCCTCACCGGGAGCGGCTTTTTGCACAAATCTATAAGAAATGATAACCCGGTTAGGTAAAAATAGGTTAAGAAATTTTACAGGGTCTGACCTTTATACATCTGAACCATATGATCTTTTTATTAACCTTTTTTCTCTTTTTTTGATTCACGGGACGAAATATTTCCGTTGTTTTATGTATCAATAAAAGGAGTCCACTATGAAGATGATGATTCTATCAATTTTACTGGTTCTGTTCTGGGGTTGCCATAATATGGATGAACCTGAAGCGAGTCCAAGCGGATCTATTAGAATAAGCATCGGCAATAACAACAATAAAGCTATTGGGATGGAAGATTCAACTACAGCCTCGAGTAATACGGATTTGTACGAAGTTTTAATTTACAATGAAACAACTGTCATATCTGCACTGCTGGATCTAAGCAACAGCACGACAACTCTATCTGTTGAGGTAGGGAATTACACGGTATTGATTCTTGCGGGGAACTGCTCCGGTTCGGAAGGAATATTATTAGGATCAGGATTTCAGGAGTCTGTAGCCGTTACAGAAGATTGCCTGACCGATGTCTCTGTTGCATTGACATCTATCAGCCATGAATTCACGGTACCTGAATCAGTTTCCTGCACAGAAACTTACACAATTTCCGTTGCCGGAAATACAAATAACCCGCTGCTGCAAGTCAGCAGCGGCGGGACTATCATGGAGAACAAACCCTATATAGAAATTGGCGATGATGCTACCAATCGTTATTTAAGCTGCTCCCACTCCGGTTCCTCCTGGTCCGGAACCATCGATCTCAATGCGCCGATTCTTTCGGATCAGACAAATATCCAGCTTTACGGGAGTAACATAAAAATTGTTGATCCCCAGTTCGGCCTTGATAGTGATCTGAAAATATTCGGGTCGATAAATTGGAAATGGATAAACAGCTCCCTGATCCCTGAAGGGATCAGGATGGAATCAGACAAGAATATTGAGTTTACCAGTGCCAATACGGGACTGAATATCGAAATTATCTGGAGTTGATATATAAAGGAGAAAAAGGCCGCCGATTTTGCTGCCTTTTTAAAATCCCAGAGCAATCATATACCTGCAATA
Protein-coding sequences here:
- a CDS encoding formate--tetrahydrofolate ligase is translated as MAVTRISPPPSDLDIAQSASIQPILQIAAKYGLPENQLISYGTEKGKIRLDALKDLEKKPSGKYIDVTAITPTPLGEGKTTTTIGLTEGLAYLGHKAICAIRQPSMGPTFGIKGGAAGGGYSQIVPMEEFNLHLTGDLHAVTAAHNLGAAGLDARIYHESRWSDAFLAKQGLTRLNPNPYAILWRRVLDMNDRALRNIMVGMGELGDGPLRQSGFDITVASELMAILALSRDLKDMRERIGRMVMSLDKKGQPLTAEDFGVAGAMTVLLKDALMPNLMQTMEEQAALVHTGPFANIAHGNSSVIADRMGIRMADYLVTESGFGADVGMEKFFHIKCRTSGMTPDAVVLVATVRALKMHGGGPAVTPGKELDPIYKEKNTELLKKGCANMIAHIQTVAKFGVPVVVAINVFPTDDPEEWQIIREEALAAGAADAVISRHWELGGEGAADLAAAVIKASNTPSEFRYLYDLKTSVKEKIEILATEVYGAAKVEYSSVAEKKIKTYSDMGYDELPICMAKTQYSLSHNPLWKNVPPKGYSFPVEDIRLSAGAGFLYPLAGNIMTMPGLGCKPAFMGIDIDTDTGRIIGLF